From the Neoarius graeffei isolate fNeoGra1 chromosome 1, fNeoGra1.pri, whole genome shotgun sequence genome, one window contains:
- the hacd4 gene encoding very-long-chain (3R)-3-hydroxyacyl-CoA dehydratase 4 isoform X2 — protein sequence MIWRLVQGVPHLSPIVSWDRLQLACDPVEQDKWLQIMDGWRCSIGFVYLFSYYLLQFCGHTWIFSNMTARFLSFGFDALADTFYFVGVMMSLCQLLSMLELFHIADGIEECRLLPRLVQVIERNFVLFLIISQEEFQSKTVVCVLFYLWNILHLLRYPCQLMCLISTPSFNMLWARYTIAVPVYILSVITEVISIYQALPYYESQGTYSVQLKTPVSVYVHFPCLLMAYLPLLAAGSGLTVWILLEERSQSLNSWNKKIKRA from the exons atgatctggcgacttgtccagggtgtaccccacctctcgcccattgtcagctgggataggctccagcttgcctgcgaccctgtagaacaggataagtggctacagataatggatggatggaggtgtaGCATTGGCTTCGTCTATCTCTTCTCCTATTATTTACTCCAGTTCTGTGGACACACATGGATCTTTTCCAACATGACCGCCAGATTTCTGTCATTTGGATTTG ATGCTTTAGCTGACACATTTTACTTTGTTGGAGTGATGATGAGCCTGTGCCAGCTTTTGTCAATGCTGGAGCTTTTCCACATTGCAGATGGAATAGAAGAGTGTCGCCTCCTTCCTCGGCTTGTCCAG GtgattgagagaaattttgtattATTCCTAATCATCAGTCAAGAGGAGTTTCAAAGTAaaacagtagtgtgtgtgctgtttTATCTGTGGAATATTTTACACCTATTAAG ATACCCGTGTCAACTGATGTGTCTTATTAGCACACCATCATTCAATATGCTGTGGGCGAGATACACCATCGCCGTCCCCGTCTACATACTCTCTGTGATCACAGAAG ttatCAGTATTTACCAGGCGTTGCCATATTACGAGTCGCAAGGCACATATTCTGTTCAACTGAAAACACCTGTCTCAGTCTATGTACATTTCCCGTGCCTGCTAATGGCTTACCTCCCTCTGTTGGCAGCAG GGTCTGGCTTAACAGTATGGATCTTACTTGAAGAAAGGAGTCAGTCTCTTAACAGCTGGAACAAGAAGATAAAAAGGGCCTAA